In Panthera leo isolate Ple1 chromosome F3, P.leo_Ple1_pat1.1, whole genome shotgun sequence, one genomic interval encodes:
- the PFKFB2 gene encoding 6-phosphofructo-2-kinase/fructose-2,6-bisphosphatase 2 isoform X8 gives MKIRKQCALVALQDVKAYLTEESGQIAVFDATNTTRERRDMILNFAKENSFKVFFVESVCDDPDVIAANILEVKVSSPDYPERNRENVMEDFLKRIECYKVTYRPLDPDSYDKDLSFIKVINVGQRFLVNRVQDYIQSKIVYYLMNIHVQPRTIYLCRHGESEFNLLGKIGGDSGLSARGKQFAQALRKFLGEQEIADLKVWTSQLKRTIQTAESLGVTYEQWKILNEIDAGVCEEMTYAEIEKQYPEEFALRDQEKYLYRYPGGESYQDLVQRLEPVIMELERQGNVLVISHQAVMRCLLAYFLDKGADELPYLRCPLHTIFQLTPVAYGCKVETIKLNVEAVNTHRDKPTNNFPKNQTPVRMRRNSFTPLSSSNTIRRPRNYSVGSRPLKPLSPLRALDTQEGADQPKTQVSIPAESMLAVHRHLSSTMSLTSHS, from the exons ATGAAGATCCGCAA ACAGTGCGCTCTGGTGGCACTGCAAGATGTGAAGGCATATCTTACGGAGGAGAGCGGGCAGATCGCG GTGTTCGATGCCACCAATACCACTAGGGAGAGACGGGACATGATTCTGAACTTTGCCAAGGAGAATTCCTTCAAG GTATTCTTTGTGGAATCTGTCTGTGATGATCCTGATGTCATTGCTGCCAACATCCTG GAGGTAAAGGTGTCGAGCCCTGACTACCCTGAAAGGAACAGGGAGAATGTGATGGAGGACTTCCTAAAGAGGATCGAGTGCTACAAAGTCACCTATCGGCCCCTTGACCCAGACAGCTATGACAA GGATCTTTCTTTCATCAAGGTGATAAATGTGGGCCAGCGATTTTTAGTGAACAGAGTCCAGGACTACATCCAGAGCAAAATAGTCTACTACCTCATGAATATCCACGTGCAGCCTCGCACCATTTACCTTTGCCGGCACGGAGAGAGTGAATTCAACCTCTTGGGGAAGATTGGGGGCGACTCCGGCCTCTCGGCACGGGGAAAGCAG TTTGCCCAGGCTCTAAGGAAGTTTCTGGGGGAACAGGAGATAGCAGACCTCAAAGTGTGGACAAGCCAGCTGAAGAGGACTATCCAGACTGCTGAGTCCCTGGGTGTAACATATGAGCAGTGGAAGATTCTGAATGAGATTGATGCT GGTGTGTGCGAGGAGATGACCTACGCAGAGATTGAGAAGCAGTACCCAGAGGAGTTTGCGCTTCGGGACCAAGAGAAATACCTGTATCGATACCCTGGCGGGGAG TCGTACCAGGACCTGGTGCAGCGGCTGGAGCCTGTCATCATGGAGCTGGAGCGTCAGGGCAACGTCCTTGTCATCTCCCACCAGGCTGTCATGCGCTGCCTCCTGGCCTACTTCTTGGATAAGGGTGCAG ATGAGCTACCGTACCTGAGGTGTCCTCTCCATACCATCTTCCAGCTTACTCCCGTGGCCTACG GATGCAAAGTGGAAACAATTAAACTCAACGTGGAGGCTGTGAACACTCATCGCGACAAGCCAACT AACAACTTCCCCAAGAACCAAACCCCTGTAAGGATGAGAAGGAACAGCTTTACGCCTCTGTCCAGTTCGAATACAATAAGGCGTCCAAGAAATTACAGTGTTGGGAGCCGGCCCCTCAAGCCCCTCAGCCCTCTCCGTGCCCTGGACACGCAAGAAGGGGCCGACCAGCCGAAGACCCAAGTCAGCATTCCG GCGGAGTCCATGCTGGCTGTGCACAGGCACTTGTCTTCCACGATGTCCCTCACGTCGCATTCCTGA
- the PFKFB2 gene encoding 6-phosphofructo-2-kinase/fructose-2,6-bisphosphatase 2 isoform X5: MGRLAGVRAQPGPASKLLRKLQLCWVCSRSQPSSALETLQTQGVSPQPDQPWVTRHGYVKEAWASYMTNSPTLIVMIGLPARGKTYVSKKLTRYLNWIGVPTKVFNLGVYRREAVKSYKSYDFFRHDNEEAMKIRKQCALVALQDVKAYLTEESGQIAVFDATNTTRERRDMILNFAKENSFKVFFVESVCDDPDVIAANILEVKVSSPDYPERNRENVMEDFLKRIECYKVTYRPLDPDSYDKDLSFIKVINVGQRFLVNRVQDYIQSKIVYYLMNIHVQPRTIYLCRHGESEFNLLGKIGGDSGLSARGKQFAQALRKFLGEQEIADLKVWTSQLKRTIQTAESLGVTYEQWKILNEIDASYQDLVQRLEPVIMELERQGNVLVISHQAVMRCLLAYFLDKGADELPYLRCPLHTIFQLTPVAYGCKVETIKLNVEAVNTHRDKPTNNFPKNQTPVRMRRNSFTPLSSSNTIRRPRNYSVGSRPLKPLSPLRALDTQEGADQPKTQVSIPAESMLAVHRHLSSTMSLTSHS, translated from the exons ATGGGCCGGCTGGCCGGGGTGCGGGCGCAGCCAGGCCCCGCGAGCAAGCTGCTCAGGAAGCTCCAGCTCTGTTGGGTCTGTTCTAGGAGCCAGCCCAGCTCTGCACTGGAGACTCTCCAGACACAAGGCGTGTCTCCACAGCCGGATCAACCTTGGGTTACCCGACATGGTTACGTGAAGGAAG CATGGGCCTCTTACATGACCAACTCCCCAACGCTCATTGTTATGATTGGCCTGCCAGCCCGGGGCAAAACCTACGTGTCCAAGAAACTCACACGCTACCTCAACTGGATTGGAGTGCCCACCAAAG TGTTTAATCTTGGGGTATATCGGCGTGAAGCAGTCAAGTCCTATAAGTCATATGACTTCTTCCGGCATGACAACGAGGAGGCCATGAAGATCCGCAA ACAGTGCGCTCTGGTGGCACTGCAAGATGTGAAGGCATATCTTACGGAGGAGAGCGGGCAGATCGCG GTGTTCGATGCCACCAATACCACTAGGGAGAGACGGGACATGATTCTGAACTTTGCCAAGGAGAATTCCTTCAAG GTATTCTTTGTGGAATCTGTCTGTGATGATCCTGATGTCATTGCTGCCAACATCCTG GAGGTAAAGGTGTCGAGCCCTGACTACCCTGAAAGGAACAGGGAGAATGTGATGGAGGACTTCCTAAAGAGGATCGAGTGCTACAAAGTCACCTATCGGCCCCTTGACCCAGACAGCTATGACAA GGATCTTTCTTTCATCAAGGTGATAAATGTGGGCCAGCGATTTTTAGTGAACAGAGTCCAGGACTACATCCAGAGCAAAATAGTCTACTACCTCATGAATATCCACGTGCAGCCTCGCACCATTTACCTTTGCCGGCACGGAGAGAGTGAATTCAACCTCTTGGGGAAGATTGGGGGCGACTCCGGCCTCTCGGCACGGGGAAAGCAG TTTGCCCAGGCTCTAAGGAAGTTTCTGGGGGAACAGGAGATAGCAGACCTCAAAGTGTGGACAAGCCAGCTGAAGAGGACTATCCAGACTGCTGAGTCCCTGGGTGTAACATATGAGCAGTGGAAGATTCTGAATGAGATTGATGCT TCGTACCAGGACCTGGTGCAGCGGCTGGAGCCTGTCATCATGGAGCTGGAGCGTCAGGGCAACGTCCTTGTCATCTCCCACCAGGCTGTCATGCGCTGCCTCCTGGCCTACTTCTTGGATAAGGGTGCAG ATGAGCTACCGTACCTGAGGTGTCCTCTCCATACCATCTTCCAGCTTACTCCCGTGGCCTACG GATGCAAAGTGGAAACAATTAAACTCAACGTGGAGGCTGTGAACACTCATCGCGACAAGCCAACT AACAACTTCCCCAAGAACCAAACCCCTGTAAGGATGAGAAGGAACAGCTTTACGCCTCTGTCCAGTTCGAATACAATAAGGCGTCCAAGAAATTACAGTGTTGGGAGCCGGCCCCTCAAGCCCCTCAGCCCTCTCCGTGCCCTGGACACGCAAGAAGGGGCCGACCAGCCGAAGACCCAAGTCAGCATTCCG GCGGAGTCCATGCTGGCTGTGCACAGGCACTTGTCTTCCACGATGTCCCTCACGTCGCATTCCTGA
- the PFKFB2 gene encoding 6-phosphofructo-2-kinase/fructose-2,6-bisphosphatase 2 isoform X2, which translates to MGRLAGVRAQPGPASKLLRKLQLCWVCSRSQPSSALETLQTQGVSPQPDQPWVTRHGYVKEAWASYMTNSPTLIVMIGLPARGKTYVSKKLTRYLNWIGVPTKVFNLGVYRREAVKSYKSYDFFRHDNEEAMKIRKQCALVALQDVKAYLTEESGQIAVFDATNTTRERRDMILNFAKENSFKVFFVESVCDDPDVIAANILEVKVSSPDYPERNRENVMEDFLKRIECYKVTYRPLDPDSYDKDLSFIKVINVGQRFLVNRVQDYIQSKIVYYLMNIHVQPRTIYLCRHGESEFNLLGKIGGDSGLSARGKQFAQALRKFLGEQEIADLKVWTSQLKRTIQTAESLGVTYEQWKILNEIDAGVCEEMTYAEIEKQYPEEFALRDQEKYLYRYPGGESYQDLVQRLEPVIMELERQGNVLVISHQAVMRCLLAYFLDKGADELPYLRCPLHTIFQLTPVAYGCKVETIKLNVEAVNTHRDKPTNNFPKNQTPVRMRRNSFTPLSSSNTIRRPRNYSVGSRPLKPLSPLRALDTQEGADQPKTQAESMLAVHRHLSSTMSLTSHS; encoded by the exons ATGGGCCGGCTGGCCGGGGTGCGGGCGCAGCCAGGCCCCGCGAGCAAGCTGCTCAGGAAGCTCCAGCTCTGTTGGGTCTGTTCTAGGAGCCAGCCCAGCTCTGCACTGGAGACTCTCCAGACACAAGGCGTGTCTCCACAGCCGGATCAACCTTGGGTTACCCGACATGGTTACGTGAAGGAAG CATGGGCCTCTTACATGACCAACTCCCCAACGCTCATTGTTATGATTGGCCTGCCAGCCCGGGGCAAAACCTACGTGTCCAAGAAACTCACACGCTACCTCAACTGGATTGGAGTGCCCACCAAAG TGTTTAATCTTGGGGTATATCGGCGTGAAGCAGTCAAGTCCTATAAGTCATATGACTTCTTCCGGCATGACAACGAGGAGGCCATGAAGATCCGCAA ACAGTGCGCTCTGGTGGCACTGCAAGATGTGAAGGCATATCTTACGGAGGAGAGCGGGCAGATCGCG GTGTTCGATGCCACCAATACCACTAGGGAGAGACGGGACATGATTCTGAACTTTGCCAAGGAGAATTCCTTCAAG GTATTCTTTGTGGAATCTGTCTGTGATGATCCTGATGTCATTGCTGCCAACATCCTG GAGGTAAAGGTGTCGAGCCCTGACTACCCTGAAAGGAACAGGGAGAATGTGATGGAGGACTTCCTAAAGAGGATCGAGTGCTACAAAGTCACCTATCGGCCCCTTGACCCAGACAGCTATGACAA GGATCTTTCTTTCATCAAGGTGATAAATGTGGGCCAGCGATTTTTAGTGAACAGAGTCCAGGACTACATCCAGAGCAAAATAGTCTACTACCTCATGAATATCCACGTGCAGCCTCGCACCATTTACCTTTGCCGGCACGGAGAGAGTGAATTCAACCTCTTGGGGAAGATTGGGGGCGACTCCGGCCTCTCGGCACGGGGAAAGCAG TTTGCCCAGGCTCTAAGGAAGTTTCTGGGGGAACAGGAGATAGCAGACCTCAAAGTGTGGACAAGCCAGCTGAAGAGGACTATCCAGACTGCTGAGTCCCTGGGTGTAACATATGAGCAGTGGAAGATTCTGAATGAGATTGATGCT GGTGTGTGCGAGGAGATGACCTACGCAGAGATTGAGAAGCAGTACCCAGAGGAGTTTGCGCTTCGGGACCAAGAGAAATACCTGTATCGATACCCTGGCGGGGAG TCGTACCAGGACCTGGTGCAGCGGCTGGAGCCTGTCATCATGGAGCTGGAGCGTCAGGGCAACGTCCTTGTCATCTCCCACCAGGCTGTCATGCGCTGCCTCCTGGCCTACTTCTTGGATAAGGGTGCAG ATGAGCTACCGTACCTGAGGTGTCCTCTCCATACCATCTTCCAGCTTACTCCCGTGGCCTACG GATGCAAAGTGGAAACAATTAAACTCAACGTGGAGGCTGTGAACACTCATCGCGACAAGCCAACT AACAACTTCCCCAAGAACCAAACCCCTGTAAGGATGAGAAGGAACAGCTTTACGCCTCTGTCCAGTTCGAATACAATAAGGCGTCCAAGAAATTACAGTGTTGGGAGCCGGCCCCTCAAGCCCCTCAGCCCTCTCCGTGCCCTGGACACGCAAGAAGGGGCCGACCAGCCGAAGACCCAA GCGGAGTCCATGCTGGCTGTGCACAGGCACTTGTCTTCCACGATGTCCCTCACGTCGCATTCCTGA
- the PFKFB2 gene encoding 6-phosphofructo-2-kinase/fructose-2,6-bisphosphatase 2 isoform X9 — MWELGTISEEASGPSQEVKVSSPDYPERNRENVMEDFLKRIECYKVTYRPLDPDSYDKDLSFIKVINVGQRFLVNRVQDYIQSKIVYYLMNIHVQPRTIYLCRHGESEFNLLGKIGGDSGLSARGKQFAQALRKFLGEQEIADLKVWTSQLKRTIQTAESLGVTYEQWKILNEIDAGVCEEMTYAEIEKQYPEEFALRDQEKYLYRYPGGESYQDLVQRLEPVIMELERQGNVLVISHQAVMRCLLAYFLDKGADELPYLRCPLHTIFQLTPVAYGCKVETIKLNVEAVNTHRDKPTNNFPKNQTPVRMRRNSFTPLSSSNTIRRPRNYSVGSRPLKPLSPLRALDTQEGADQPKTQVSIPAESMLAVHRHLSSTMSLTSHS; from the exons ATGTGGGAACTTGGGACCATCTCAGAAGAAGCATCTGGTCCAAGTCAG GAGGTAAAGGTGTCGAGCCCTGACTACCCTGAAAGGAACAGGGAGAATGTGATGGAGGACTTCCTAAAGAGGATCGAGTGCTACAAAGTCACCTATCGGCCCCTTGACCCAGACAGCTATGACAA GGATCTTTCTTTCATCAAGGTGATAAATGTGGGCCAGCGATTTTTAGTGAACAGAGTCCAGGACTACATCCAGAGCAAAATAGTCTACTACCTCATGAATATCCACGTGCAGCCTCGCACCATTTACCTTTGCCGGCACGGAGAGAGTGAATTCAACCTCTTGGGGAAGATTGGGGGCGACTCCGGCCTCTCGGCACGGGGAAAGCAG TTTGCCCAGGCTCTAAGGAAGTTTCTGGGGGAACAGGAGATAGCAGACCTCAAAGTGTGGACAAGCCAGCTGAAGAGGACTATCCAGACTGCTGAGTCCCTGGGTGTAACATATGAGCAGTGGAAGATTCTGAATGAGATTGATGCT GGTGTGTGCGAGGAGATGACCTACGCAGAGATTGAGAAGCAGTACCCAGAGGAGTTTGCGCTTCGGGACCAAGAGAAATACCTGTATCGATACCCTGGCGGGGAG TCGTACCAGGACCTGGTGCAGCGGCTGGAGCCTGTCATCATGGAGCTGGAGCGTCAGGGCAACGTCCTTGTCATCTCCCACCAGGCTGTCATGCGCTGCCTCCTGGCCTACTTCTTGGATAAGGGTGCAG ATGAGCTACCGTACCTGAGGTGTCCTCTCCATACCATCTTCCAGCTTACTCCCGTGGCCTACG GATGCAAAGTGGAAACAATTAAACTCAACGTGGAGGCTGTGAACACTCATCGCGACAAGCCAACT AACAACTTCCCCAAGAACCAAACCCCTGTAAGGATGAGAAGGAACAGCTTTACGCCTCTGTCCAGTTCGAATACAATAAGGCGTCCAAGAAATTACAGTGTTGGGAGCCGGCCCCTCAAGCCCCTCAGCCCTCTCCGTGCCCTGGACACGCAAGAAGGGGCCGACCAGCCGAAGACCCAAGTCAGCATTCCG GCGGAGTCCATGCTGGCTGTGCACAGGCACTTGTCTTCCACGATGTCCCTCACGTCGCATTCCTGA
- the PFKFB2 gene encoding 6-phosphofructo-2-kinase/fructose-2,6-bisphosphatase 2 isoform X1 gives MGRLAGVRAQPGPASKLLRKLQLCWVCSRSQPSSALETLQTQGVSPQPDQPWVTRHGYVKEAWASYMTNSPTLIVMIGLPARGKTYVSKKLTRYLNWIGVPTKVFNLGVYRREAVKSYKSYDFFRHDNEEAMKIRKQCALVALQDVKAYLTEESGQIAVFDATNTTRERRDMILNFAKENSFKVFFVESVCDDPDVIAANILEVKVSSPDYPERNRENVMEDFLKRIECYKVTYRPLDPDSYDKDLSFIKVINVGQRFLVNRVQDYIQSKIVYYLMNIHVQPRTIYLCRHGESEFNLLGKIGGDSGLSARGKQFAQALRKFLGEQEIADLKVWTSQLKRTIQTAESLGVTYEQWKILNEIDAGVCEEMTYAEIEKQYPEEFALRDQEKYLYRYPGGESYQDLVQRLEPVIMELERQGNVLVISHQAVMRCLLAYFLDKGADELPYLRCPLHTIFQLTPVAYGCKVETIKLNVEAVNTHRDKPTNNFPKNQTPVRMRRNSFTPLSSSNTIRRPRNYSVGSRPLKPLSPLRALDTQEGADQPKTQVSIPAESMLAVHRHLSSTMSLTSHS, from the exons ATGGGCCGGCTGGCCGGGGTGCGGGCGCAGCCAGGCCCCGCGAGCAAGCTGCTCAGGAAGCTCCAGCTCTGTTGGGTCTGTTCTAGGAGCCAGCCCAGCTCTGCACTGGAGACTCTCCAGACACAAGGCGTGTCTCCACAGCCGGATCAACCTTGGGTTACCCGACATGGTTACGTGAAGGAAG CATGGGCCTCTTACATGACCAACTCCCCAACGCTCATTGTTATGATTGGCCTGCCAGCCCGGGGCAAAACCTACGTGTCCAAGAAACTCACACGCTACCTCAACTGGATTGGAGTGCCCACCAAAG TGTTTAATCTTGGGGTATATCGGCGTGAAGCAGTCAAGTCCTATAAGTCATATGACTTCTTCCGGCATGACAACGAGGAGGCCATGAAGATCCGCAA ACAGTGCGCTCTGGTGGCACTGCAAGATGTGAAGGCATATCTTACGGAGGAGAGCGGGCAGATCGCG GTGTTCGATGCCACCAATACCACTAGGGAGAGACGGGACATGATTCTGAACTTTGCCAAGGAGAATTCCTTCAAG GTATTCTTTGTGGAATCTGTCTGTGATGATCCTGATGTCATTGCTGCCAACATCCTG GAGGTAAAGGTGTCGAGCCCTGACTACCCTGAAAGGAACAGGGAGAATGTGATGGAGGACTTCCTAAAGAGGATCGAGTGCTACAAAGTCACCTATCGGCCCCTTGACCCAGACAGCTATGACAA GGATCTTTCTTTCATCAAGGTGATAAATGTGGGCCAGCGATTTTTAGTGAACAGAGTCCAGGACTACATCCAGAGCAAAATAGTCTACTACCTCATGAATATCCACGTGCAGCCTCGCACCATTTACCTTTGCCGGCACGGAGAGAGTGAATTCAACCTCTTGGGGAAGATTGGGGGCGACTCCGGCCTCTCGGCACGGGGAAAGCAG TTTGCCCAGGCTCTAAGGAAGTTTCTGGGGGAACAGGAGATAGCAGACCTCAAAGTGTGGACAAGCCAGCTGAAGAGGACTATCCAGACTGCTGAGTCCCTGGGTGTAACATATGAGCAGTGGAAGATTCTGAATGAGATTGATGCT GGTGTGTGCGAGGAGATGACCTACGCAGAGATTGAGAAGCAGTACCCAGAGGAGTTTGCGCTTCGGGACCAAGAGAAATACCTGTATCGATACCCTGGCGGGGAG TCGTACCAGGACCTGGTGCAGCGGCTGGAGCCTGTCATCATGGAGCTGGAGCGTCAGGGCAACGTCCTTGTCATCTCCCACCAGGCTGTCATGCGCTGCCTCCTGGCCTACTTCTTGGATAAGGGTGCAG ATGAGCTACCGTACCTGAGGTGTCCTCTCCATACCATCTTCCAGCTTACTCCCGTGGCCTACG GATGCAAAGTGGAAACAATTAAACTCAACGTGGAGGCTGTGAACACTCATCGCGACAAGCCAACT AACAACTTCCCCAAGAACCAAACCCCTGTAAGGATGAGAAGGAACAGCTTTACGCCTCTGTCCAGTTCGAATACAATAAGGCGTCCAAGAAATTACAGTGTTGGGAGCCGGCCCCTCAAGCCCCTCAGCCCTCTCCGTGCCCTGGACACGCAAGAAGGGGCCGACCAGCCGAAGACCCAAGTCAGCATTCCG GCGGAGTCCATGCTGGCTGTGCACAGGCACTTGTCTTCCACGATGTCCCTCACGTCGCATTCCTGA
- the PFKFB2 gene encoding 6-phosphofructo-2-kinase/fructose-2,6-bisphosphatase 2 isoform X4, producing the protein MSGNFASSSEQNNNSCETKTSSLRMSEKKCSWASYMTNSPTLIVMIGLPARGKTYVSKKLTRYLNWIGVPTKVFNLGVYRREAVKSYKSYDFFRHDNEEAMKIRKQCALVALQDVKAYLTEESGQIAVFDATNTTRERRDMILNFAKENSFKVFFVESVCDDPDVIAANILEVKVSSPDYPERNRENVMEDFLKRIECYKVTYRPLDPDSYDKDLSFIKVINVGQRFLVNRVQDYIQSKIVYYLMNIHVQPRTIYLCRHGESEFNLLGKIGGDSGLSARGKQFAQALRKFLGEQEIADLKVWTSQLKRTIQTAESLGVTYEQWKILNEIDAGVCEEMTYAEIEKQYPEEFALRDQEKYLYRYPGGESYQDLVQRLEPVIMELERQGNVLVISHQAVMRCLLAYFLDKGADELPYLRCPLHTIFQLTPVAYGCKVETIKLNVEAVNTHRDKPTNNFPKNQTPVRMRRNSFTPLSSSNTIRRPRNYSVGSRPLKPLSPLRALDTQEGADQPKTQAESMLAVHRHLSSTMSLTSHS; encoded by the exons ATGTCTGGGAATTTTGCATCTTCCTCAGAACAGAACAACAACAGCTGTGAAACCAAAACCTCCAGTCTCCGAATGTCAGAGAAGAAATGTT CATGGGCCTCTTACATGACCAACTCCCCAACGCTCATTGTTATGATTGGCCTGCCAGCCCGGGGCAAAACCTACGTGTCCAAGAAACTCACACGCTACCTCAACTGGATTGGAGTGCCCACCAAAG TGTTTAATCTTGGGGTATATCGGCGTGAAGCAGTCAAGTCCTATAAGTCATATGACTTCTTCCGGCATGACAACGAGGAGGCCATGAAGATCCGCAA ACAGTGCGCTCTGGTGGCACTGCAAGATGTGAAGGCATATCTTACGGAGGAGAGCGGGCAGATCGCG GTGTTCGATGCCACCAATACCACTAGGGAGAGACGGGACATGATTCTGAACTTTGCCAAGGAGAATTCCTTCAAG GTATTCTTTGTGGAATCTGTCTGTGATGATCCTGATGTCATTGCTGCCAACATCCTG GAGGTAAAGGTGTCGAGCCCTGACTACCCTGAAAGGAACAGGGAGAATGTGATGGAGGACTTCCTAAAGAGGATCGAGTGCTACAAAGTCACCTATCGGCCCCTTGACCCAGACAGCTATGACAA GGATCTTTCTTTCATCAAGGTGATAAATGTGGGCCAGCGATTTTTAGTGAACAGAGTCCAGGACTACATCCAGAGCAAAATAGTCTACTACCTCATGAATATCCACGTGCAGCCTCGCACCATTTACCTTTGCCGGCACGGAGAGAGTGAATTCAACCTCTTGGGGAAGATTGGGGGCGACTCCGGCCTCTCGGCACGGGGAAAGCAG TTTGCCCAGGCTCTAAGGAAGTTTCTGGGGGAACAGGAGATAGCAGACCTCAAAGTGTGGACAAGCCAGCTGAAGAGGACTATCCAGACTGCTGAGTCCCTGGGTGTAACATATGAGCAGTGGAAGATTCTGAATGAGATTGATGCT GGTGTGTGCGAGGAGATGACCTACGCAGAGATTGAGAAGCAGTACCCAGAGGAGTTTGCGCTTCGGGACCAAGAGAAATACCTGTATCGATACCCTGGCGGGGAG TCGTACCAGGACCTGGTGCAGCGGCTGGAGCCTGTCATCATGGAGCTGGAGCGTCAGGGCAACGTCCTTGTCATCTCCCACCAGGCTGTCATGCGCTGCCTCCTGGCCTACTTCTTGGATAAGGGTGCAG ATGAGCTACCGTACCTGAGGTGTCCTCTCCATACCATCTTCCAGCTTACTCCCGTGGCCTACG GATGCAAAGTGGAAACAATTAAACTCAACGTGGAGGCTGTGAACACTCATCGCGACAAGCCAACT AACAACTTCCCCAAGAACCAAACCCCTGTAAGGATGAGAAGGAACAGCTTTACGCCTCTGTCCAGTTCGAATACAATAAGGCGTCCAAGAAATTACAGTGTTGGGAGCCGGCCCCTCAAGCCCCTCAGCCCTCTCCGTGCCCTGGACACGCAAGAAGGGGCCGACCAGCCGAAGACCCAA GCGGAGTCCATGCTGGCTGTGCACAGGCACTTGTCTTCCACGATGTCCCTCACGTCGCATTCCTGA
- the PFKFB2 gene encoding 6-phosphofructo-2-kinase/fructose-2,6-bisphosphatase 2 isoform X7, which produces MTNSPTLIVMIGLPARGKTYVSKKLTRYLNWIGVPTKVFNLGVYRREAVKSYKSYDFFRHDNEEAMKIRKQCALVALQDVKAYLTEESGQIAVFDATNTTRERRDMILNFAKENSFKVFFVESVCDDPDVIAANILEVKVSSPDYPERNRENVMEDFLKRIECYKVTYRPLDPDSYDKDLSFIKVINVGQRFLVNRVQDYIQSKIVYYLMNIHVQPRTIYLCRHGESEFNLLGKIGGDSGLSARGKQFAQALRKFLGEQEIADLKVWTSQLKRTIQTAESLGVTYEQWKILNEIDAGVCEEMTYAEIEKQYPEEFALRDQEKYLYRYPGGESYQDLVQRLEPVIMELERQGNVLVISHQAVMRCLLAYFLDKGADELPYLRCPLHTIFQLTPVAYGCKVETIKLNVEAVNTHRDKPTNNFPKNQTPVRMRRNSFTPLSSSNTIRRPRNYSVGSRPLKPLSPLRALDTQEGADQPKTQVSIPAESMLAVHRHLSSTMSLTSHS; this is translated from the exons ATGACCAACTCCCCAACGCTCATTGTTATGATTGGCCTGCCAGCCCGGGGCAAAACCTACGTGTCCAAGAAACTCACACGCTACCTCAACTGGATTGGAGTGCCCACCAAAG TGTTTAATCTTGGGGTATATCGGCGTGAAGCAGTCAAGTCCTATAAGTCATATGACTTCTTCCGGCATGACAACGAGGAGGCCATGAAGATCCGCAA ACAGTGCGCTCTGGTGGCACTGCAAGATGTGAAGGCATATCTTACGGAGGAGAGCGGGCAGATCGCG GTGTTCGATGCCACCAATACCACTAGGGAGAGACGGGACATGATTCTGAACTTTGCCAAGGAGAATTCCTTCAAG GTATTCTTTGTGGAATCTGTCTGTGATGATCCTGATGTCATTGCTGCCAACATCCTG GAGGTAAAGGTGTCGAGCCCTGACTACCCTGAAAGGAACAGGGAGAATGTGATGGAGGACTTCCTAAAGAGGATCGAGTGCTACAAAGTCACCTATCGGCCCCTTGACCCAGACAGCTATGACAA GGATCTTTCTTTCATCAAGGTGATAAATGTGGGCCAGCGATTTTTAGTGAACAGAGTCCAGGACTACATCCAGAGCAAAATAGTCTACTACCTCATGAATATCCACGTGCAGCCTCGCACCATTTACCTTTGCCGGCACGGAGAGAGTGAATTCAACCTCTTGGGGAAGATTGGGGGCGACTCCGGCCTCTCGGCACGGGGAAAGCAG TTTGCCCAGGCTCTAAGGAAGTTTCTGGGGGAACAGGAGATAGCAGACCTCAAAGTGTGGACAAGCCAGCTGAAGAGGACTATCCAGACTGCTGAGTCCCTGGGTGTAACATATGAGCAGTGGAAGATTCTGAATGAGATTGATGCT GGTGTGTGCGAGGAGATGACCTACGCAGAGATTGAGAAGCAGTACCCAGAGGAGTTTGCGCTTCGGGACCAAGAGAAATACCTGTATCGATACCCTGGCGGGGAG TCGTACCAGGACCTGGTGCAGCGGCTGGAGCCTGTCATCATGGAGCTGGAGCGTCAGGGCAACGTCCTTGTCATCTCCCACCAGGCTGTCATGCGCTGCCTCCTGGCCTACTTCTTGGATAAGGGTGCAG ATGAGCTACCGTACCTGAGGTGTCCTCTCCATACCATCTTCCAGCTTACTCCCGTGGCCTACG GATGCAAAGTGGAAACAATTAAACTCAACGTGGAGGCTGTGAACACTCATCGCGACAAGCCAACT AACAACTTCCCCAAGAACCAAACCCCTGTAAGGATGAGAAGGAACAGCTTTACGCCTCTGTCCAGTTCGAATACAATAAGGCGTCCAAGAAATTACAGTGTTGGGAGCCGGCCCCTCAAGCCCCTCAGCCCTCTCCGTGCCCTGGACACGCAAGAAGGGGCCGACCAGCCGAAGACCCAAGTCAGCATTCCG GCGGAGTCCATGCTGGCTGTGCACAGGCACTTGTCTTCCACGATGTCCCTCACGTCGCATTCCTGA